The Flavivirga eckloniae genomic interval TCGCGTCGTTTTGTTGGTCCCAATAAACCAATGTACACAGGGTTTGTATCTTTTAGTTGGACTAAATACCTTAAATCGTTTGCAAAATTATGCGTCATTAACACTATAGCCGTTTGGTTATCGATAGATGATACTTCCATATGCTCTGGCGAAACAGCCTGAAAACTAACAGCTCCCGGAAAATTTACTATCGATTTAGAGTCAGATGGTCCAGAAACAATAGTAACCTCCCACCCTGTTAAGGCTGCATACTTACATAGCTGTACGGCATCATGTTCTGCTCCAATAATAACTAGTTTAAAGCAAGGGGGCATCTGTTGTTTAAATAAGGCTAGCGAAGTGTTTACTTCTGGCTCTTCCCTATTATTTTGCAGTGAAAAAAGCTTGTCGTTAATTTTAATCCAAGAGCCTATTTGAGGAAAAACACCTTCTTTTTTATTATAGTATGAATGTATACTGAATGTATCTCTTTTCTTTAAACAGTTATAAAATGCTGCTTTAAAAGCTGTTTCTGGTTCAAATAATTCTATTAAAATATACAAAACACCTTCGCACCCCAATCTATATCTG includes:
- a CDS encoding XdhC family protein, producing the protein MTHEFKDIVNQAEIANKSGIRSVLASVVALDGSSYRKPGVRMLILEDGKMIGAVSGGCVEKEILLQSETVFKTGASKIMTYDGRYRLGCEGVLYILIELFEPETAFKAAFYNCLKKRDTFSIHSYYNKKEGVFPQIGSWIKINDKLFSLQNNREEPEVNTSLALFKQQMPPCFKLVIIGAEHDAVQLCKYAALTGWEVTIVSGPSDSKSIVNFPGAVSFQAVSPEHMEVSSIDNQTAIVLMTHNFANDLRYLVQLKDTNPVYIGLLGPTKRREDLLSQFIEYCPDIDDAFLETVHGPAGIDIGSETPQEIAVSIVSEILAITRKRESISLSKKAGKIHS